The window CAACCCCGAATACACCTCGATCATCAATGCTCGCCACCACGAACGTTTGCAGGGTTACCTGAACGAGGCGCGCGAGGCCGGTGTGGAACTGATCGAGCTGAACGCCGCCGCTGAAGATTTCAGCGAGGGCGCGCGCAACAAAATCGTGCCGACCCTGCTGCGCAATCCCGGTGATGACTTGCAGGTGATGCAGGACGAGATCTTCGGCCCGCTGCTGCCGATCATTCCTTACGACGACATCAGCGAAGTGATCGCCCGGATCAACGCCCGGCCACGGCCGCTGGCGCTGTATTACTTCGGCAACGACGCCGCAGAAGAGGCACTGGTCCTCACGCGTACCTGCTCGGGCGGCGTGACCCTCAATGGCGTGTTGAGCCATGCCAGCACCGAAGGCCTGCCGTTCGGCGGCGTCGGCCAGAGCGGCATGGGCGCCTACCACGGCATCGACGGTTTCCGCACGTTCAGCCACGCCAAAGCGGTGTTGCGCACAGCGGCCAACCCGGCCTGAACCCCACACTATTCTTGAGAGAACTGCCATGAAAGCTGCCGTATTCCATCAGGTTGGAGCCCCACTGGTCATTGAAGAAGTGGGCATCAGCAAACCGGGCCCGCGTGAAGTGTTGATCCGTACCAAAGCGGTGGGTGTCTGCCATTCCGATCTGCACGTGATCGATGGTTCGTTTCCGTATCCGGGGCCGCTGGTGCTGGGCCACGAGGCGGCCGGTGTGGTCGAACAGGTCGGTTCCGAAGTGCGCTCGGTCAAGCCCGGCGATCATGTAGTCACGTGCCTGACCGTGTTCTGTGGCCATTGCGACCACTGCGTGACCGGTCATCTGGCGCGCTGCGTGTCGCCGGAAACCAAGCGCGGCAAGGATGAAGAGTCGCGCCTGACTTACGTGCAAAAGCCGATCCCGCAATTCGTCAACCTGTCCGGGTTTGCCGAGCAGATGTTGGTGCATGAAAACGCCTGCGTGGCGATCCGCCGTGACATGCCGCTGGACCGCGCCGCTTTGCTCGGTTGCGCCGTCACCACTGGCACTGGCGCGGTGTTCAATACCGCCAAGGTACGTCCGGGCGAGACCGTGGCCGTGATCGGCTGCGGCGGTATCGGCCTGGCCGCGATCAACGGCGCGGCGCTGGCCGGGGCAGGGCGGATCATCGCCATCGACATGCTCGACTCTAAATTGGAACTGGCCAAACAGTTCGGTGCCACCGATGTGATCAACGGCCGCGATGGCGATGCGGCCAAACAGGTTTTGGAGTTGACGCGCGGCGGCGTGCATCACTCCTTCGAGTGCATCGGCCTCAAGCAGACCGCCGAGCAGGCGTTCGCCATGCTGGCTCGCGGCGGCACCGCCACGGTGATCGGCATGCTCAAGCCGGGCCTGAAAATCGAACTGGACCCGCTGCAATTGCTGCACG of the Pseudomonas sp. MAG733B genome contains:
- a CDS encoding Zn-dependent alcohol dehydrogenase; translation: MKAAVFHQVGAPLVIEEVGISKPGPREVLIRTKAVGVCHSDLHVIDGSFPYPGPLVLGHEAAGVVEQVGSEVRSVKPGDHVVTCLTVFCGHCDHCVTGHLARCVSPETKRGKDEESRLTYVQKPIPQFVNLSGFAEQMLVHENACVAIRRDMPLDRAALLGCAVTTGTGAVFNTAKVRPGETVAVIGCGGIGLAAINGAALAGAGRIIAIDMLDSKLELAKQFGATDVINGRDGDAAKQVLELTRGGVHHSFECIGLKQTAEQAFAMLARGGTATVIGMLKPGLKIELDPLQLLHERRIQGSLMGSNRFPVDMPRLVDFYMAGKLKLDEMISQRIRLDQINEAFDELRRGELARSVIVFE